Part of the Paenibacillus terrae HPL-003 genome is shown below.
CTTCAATTCCAGCGGTTCCTCTTCATGATCCAAAATAGTCTGAATTCGTTCCGTGGCTCCCACCACCTTTTGCAGACGTGAATACAAGGTCGTGAACTGGGCCATCGGTGTAATCACTTGAAACAGCAGCAAAATAAAAGCTACCAAATCCCCGGCAGTCAGCACACCCGATGCGACACGAACACCACCAACACCCAAAATAATAACGAGTACAGCAGTCAGCAAAAAAGTAGAGATTGGACCTACCAGCGCCAAAATGCGAGATTCCTGCAAGCCAAAGCGGAACATCCGGTAAATACGATCCTCCCCAGCCTGTGCCTCTCTGCTTTCGGTTCCGTACGCCTTTACCAGCCTGATTTCTCCAATAACTTGACTCAGTACCGAGGTCAGATCAGCCATCTCATCCTGCTGCTTTTTGGAGATACGGTACATTTTCCTGCCCACGGGAAACAAAATCAACGCTGTTAACGGAACGATAGCCATAATGATGAGCGTCATGACCCAATCGAGATAAAACAACAAGGCAATACCGCCAATAATGGCAATCACGTTAGAAATCAGATTCACAAGATACTCCGTAATCAGGTTCATAATTAGGCTTGTATCATTGGTGACACGACTCATCGTATCTCCGGAACGGTTCCGGTCAAAATAAGGAATGGGAAGAGACAAAATTTTATGCCATAAGCGTTTACGTAAATTAGCTACAATTTTATGTCCGGCATAATTCAACATATAAATGGAAACCGCTGAAGCCACAGCCTGGAGCACAAAAGCACCCAGCAGGCCAAAAATGACCATACGATTCAGTGAAGAAAAAGTTAAACCGTCGATCAGTCCCTTGGTCATCAGCGGTACAATTAAACCGGCAATCGTCTGAACCAGAGTCAGGATCAGGGCGATAATAAGAATGGCCTTGGGAGGATGCGCACTCGCAATCAATTTCACAAACCGGCCCATGCCAGCCTTATCAGGTCTTTTCCCCGACTTTTCCTTTTTCTCGTCCTGGTGTTCATCTTGCTGTAGATCATGCTCCTTTTCCATATATCATCAACCTCGCTTCCTGTCTGACCATTCTTGTCCAAAATAAGAACACCCGCGCTCTGCGCGGGCATACACGGTACAGCCTAACTTTGAGTTTACTACACCAGAGAATGAAGCACAAAGTTCGCCACAAACAGTACAGAAATGATATACAAAGCGACAGGGACTTCCTTGCCACGCCCTGCTGCCAGCTTGGCTACGGGGTATGCAATAAAACCAAATGCCATCCCGTCTACAATGCTATAAGTAAAGGGCATCATTACCATGATCAGAAATGCAGGAAACGCCTCGGTAAAATCACTAAAATCCATCTCACGCACATTTTGCACCATCAGTCCGCCAATGATGATGAGCACGGGTGCAATGGCACTATCCGGAATGTAAGCTAGCAGCGGAATAAAAAAGAAGGTTGCCCCGAATAAAATGGCAGTTACCAGCGG
Proteins encoded:
- a CDS encoding ABC transporter ATP-binding protein encodes the protein MEKEHDLQQDEHQDEKKEKSGKRPDKAGMGRFVKLIASAHPPKAILIIALILTLVQTIAGLIVPLMTKGLIDGLTFSSLNRMVIFGLLGAFVLQAVASAVSIYMLNYAGHKIVANLRKRLWHKILSLPIPYFDRNRSGDTMSRVTNDTSLIMNLITEYLVNLISNVIAIIGGIALLFYLDWVMTLIIMAIVPLTALILFPVGRKMYRISKKQQDEMADLTSVLSQVIGEIRLVKAYGTESREAQAGEDRIYRMFRFGLQESRILALVGPISTFLLTAVLVIILGVGGVRVASGVLTAGDLVAFILLLFQVITPMAQFTTLYSRLQKVVGATERIQTILDHEEEPLELKQEATKESKDIVLRDVAFSYTEGEEVLHHASLVIPANRTTAFVGPSGSGKSTLFSLLERFYIPDTGEIRYGEEPISLYTLSSWRSKIGYVSQESSMMTGTVRDNITYGLGREADLEEVRQAATMAYADAFIMDLPQGYETEVGERGMKLSGGQRQRIAIARALLRSPDILMLDEATSSLDSSSEHEVQKALANLMEGRTTIVIAHRLSTVVHSDQIIVLDKGKVTGAGTHAELIESHEVYRELAQKQFVEMGERSMEH